Proteins from one Diprion similis isolate iyDipSimi1 chromosome 3, iyDipSimi1.1, whole genome shotgun sequence genomic window:
- the LOC124404153 gene encoding splicing factor 3B subunit 5, translating to MGERYNIHSQLEHLQSKYIGTGHADTTKFEWLVNQHRDSCSSYMGHYDLLNFFALAENEAKARVRFNLMEKMLQPCGPPPEKPED from the coding sequence ATGGGGGAACGTTATAACATCCATAGTCAGCTGGAACATCTCCAATCCAAGTACATTGGAACAGGTCATGCAGACACAACGAAATTTGAATGGCTGGTTAATCAGCATAGAGATTCTTGTAGCTCTTACATGGGGCATTACGaccttctaaattttttcgcgCTAGCTGAAAACGAAGCTAAGGCACGTGTCAGATTTAATCTGATGGAGAAAATGCTGCAGCCGTGTGGCCCACCTCCAGAAAAACCTGAAGATTAA